GAGGCGCCACCGCGGCGGACTAACGCCCGCACACGGGCGAGCAGCTCCTCGAACTTGAACGGCTTGGCGAGATAGTCGTCTGCGCCAGCGTCCAGCCCGCGCACCACATCTTCCGTCGCGTCGCGCGCCGTGAGCATCAAGATCGGTGTCTTGCTCCCCTCGCGCCGCAGCTCGGCGGCGACCTGCAGTCCCGTTTTCTTCGGGAGCATCACATCGAGCACGAGCAGGTCATACTCGTACACGTGCGCGAGCATCGTCGCTTCGTCGCCATCCGGCGCGAGGTCGACGGCGTAGCCTTCTTCCCGCAAGCCCTGCTCGATGAATCCGGCAACTTTGCGATCGTCCTCAACGACGAGAATCTTCATGATCAGACACTAAGGGGGTGGAGTTGAACCGAGACCAAAGGACGCCTGAAGAAACCTTCACGCTGACGGAGGTGCCAAGGGAAGGCTGAGGCTAAACGTGGCGCCCCGACCGACCACGCTCTCGACGGTCAACCGTCCGCCGAGCACCTCG
Above is a window of Deltaproteobacteria bacterium DNA encoding:
- a CDS encoding response regulator transcription factor — encoded protein: MKILVVEDDRKVAGFIEQGLREEGYAVDLAPDGDEATMLAHVYEYDLLVLDVMLPKKTGLQVAAELRREGSKTPILMLTARDATEDVVRGLDAGADDYLAKPFKFEELLARVRALVRRGGASRTELLSYGPVQVDRLKHKATVNGKRLDLTPKEFQLLEHFLLRPEDVLRRTELLEKVWDMQFDPESNVVDVHVGNLRRKLKDAAGVEVIHTVRGVGFRLATPDRVDS